The segment CTTCGCCTCAGGACACTTCTTGTCCTACCCGGTACCGAACGAGCTCCGCACTCTGGTAGCAGCTACCCACACGGCCTCTGGATCTCAAGCCGACAGTGCCATGCAGGCCTACTCCAACTACCTGGTCAAGCAGCTCCCTGTCATCTTCCAGCCGGTGACCTACACGATCAACGCGGTCTCAAGCCAGCTCAAGGGTGTCTACTTCCCCTCTACTGGTATCTTGTTCCCGCAGACTTGGTCTTATAAGTAGAGGATTGGGGAACCTTGGGGACCCTCCGAGGCCGTGTGTTGGGCGGATGGTAGTGGGGATTGGTAGGCTTGCGCGGGTCCTTAGGTGCCGGCGCAAAGCGTATCCGAAACCTCATTACCGCTCGCCAGTAGGCGGTTTGCAGGGTTGTTCGGTCTGACATCTGACATGGCGTTTGAACGAGGCTCCCCCTCTGAAGTCCTTCTACCTGGACCTGTTCAAAATATCCCCGACTAGGGCACTACAAGACGGTGGAACGCCTTGCCCATGCTGGGCGACTTCCTGGTGTCAAACTTGGTAGAACCTGGCGCTTTTCTCGTCATTCGCTGATCCAATTCTGTGTTAGTCAAACTGGATCCAGCGAGTTTGCGCCTTAATAAGCCGGAGTACGGCACACGGTCATGGTCTCCAGACGGCATTCGTGGTGTGGTCCTACGTCGGACAGCTAGCTGTCAAACAACGAATCTGCATGCCTGTTGGTTTTGGAGGTAGCCAAATGACCCGCGTCTGCGATACTCGAATCTCGTGGTTGCCCACATAATTAGGCTTGCGCCGAGCCTTTGGCATGATCCGCGCACCATCTGGCGTGCCTCCAAAGCGCATCAGGTGGAGATGGTCGTTCACGAACGGTACAAGCCCAGAATCTGCTACCAGAGTCCCAGCACGAGTAGCAGCCATGAGCATGTATGTGTACCAAGTGAATCACCCCGAACATCTGAGCGTCCACTCGTACTCGACCCGGGAGTGTCATCGACGGGCTTTCCATCGATATGGGTTAATTCCAGACGGCCACAATGGGCTTTTGTGGTGCCTCTCTGTTAGCTATACAAATCGTTGCGATATACAGCCTTGCCCTACGGGACCGAGAGGATGTACCGGGCAATAGACTCGCCGCTGTGGTATGGATCTTGGCGCGCCAAATATGACAGTTCTCGCTTAACGATCAACGACGCATCAGGCAGGTTGCCTTTCGCTGTCTGCAAAGGCCGATCGCCGTGGGCAGGCTGGCCGACCGGCACTGCGTCGGTCGTCCTTCGTCTCGCGCCTGAGTGTGTACCCACTTGGCTTGATTACGAGCACGGATCGATGACGGGCGAACGGGCGCTTCGCGTCGACGGACTCGTAAACGCGCGAGATCTTGGTGGCCTTCGACGACACAACGGCAGCTACACGCCGAGGGGTGTCTTCTTCCGCTCCGAGAACCTTGACCGGGTGAGCGAAGCGGGCTGGGATCAGATCTGGGAAGCAGGGATACGTACAGTCGTTGATCTTCGCCAGCCGAGCGAAAGAAGCTGTGATGTTGGATCCCGGCCCGGCTGGTTGACGATACGGCAGGTCGATCTGGACGGCTTGGACAACGAGGACTTCTGGAGCAACTACTGGGACAACGGGCTCAAAGGCACGGCACTCTACTTTCTCCCTCATCTTCAGGCGATGCCAGAGCGCACCGGTGCGGCTCTGTCGGCAATCCTGAATGCTCCACCGGGCGGGGTATTGTTTCATTGCATGTCGGGACGGGATCGCACAGGCATGATCGCGATGCTGTTGTTGAGAGCTGTGGATGCCGATACTGAGGACATCGTTGACGACTACCTGGAGACTGTCCGTCTTGGTGAGTTACGGGCAGCCTCCGAGAACCAAGAAAACGACGAGAACGCGAGGGAAGAGCCATGTCGCTCCCATGGCACCACGACCGAGAATGCCTTTCGCTCAGCGTTATCGCAACTGCAACTTCCCACCGTTCTCACCTTGGCCGGCCTGAGCGAACCCGACCTACAAGCCCTGCGTAGCTGGCGGAACACGATCCAGCACTGACTTTCACAGCGGCTGTGGAGCCTAGAACATGGGTAGTGTCAGATGAGTTTGATGAGAAGGTCGTGGAGGACTGGATTGAGCGCCTTCCGTCCAAGCGATTACAGACCATCACACGAATGCAGATGAGCCGGATCCTAGAAGAGGCAGATCGGGAAGCGAGCGTGTAATACAGCCCGAAGGTCCGCGCGTGGTCGATTGGCATGATACGGATTGTGATACGGGATGGGTACCGATATGCTCTCGACGGGGAGCACCCGATGCTTTGCACCACCCATGAACTGCTGATACGGTTGTCCCGCGCCCCACGAATACTTGCGTACCCTCACCTTGGATCAGGAGGTTCCAGGTTCGAGCCCTGGCCCGCCAGCCATAATAGCCCGGTTCAGGACCGGTGTCTCCCCTGGAAGCGGGTGCCGATCCCGGTGGGTTCTAGTTCCATCACTATGACTCGCGTACCGATGCTCGTTAGTCGTCATCCATCACTGACTGCCACTTTGATACGCTATCATAATTTGAGGTCAGTCGATGCTAGTGTAAATTGTGGCCCAAACAAGAACGACCTTCACGCTCGACAAGGAGCTGGCTAAGCGTGCTCGAGAACTCGGCATCAATATTTCTGCAGCTGCTCGTCAAGGAGTAACCGATGCAGGGCGTGCCGCCCTGTTGCGAACTGACCGGGAATCTTATTTGAGGCAGCCGGAGTGTTCTGACACTGTCTGGACAGAGGTTGAAGCGTGGGGTGAGCCTTGAAACGCGGCGAGGTGTGGTTGGCAGAAGTTGGTCAAAAAAGGCGACCCGTGCTGCTGTTGACTCGATCCGAGGTGCTCGACGCTCGCAGCCTCGTTACGGTGGCCGAGGTCACCACCTCCATCCGCGGTCTCGCTGCGGAAGTCGGCATCGACCACGTCGAGGTCGGCTTGGATCGACTATCGGTCATCAACTGTGATGGTCTTCACGCCGTCGTTCAGGCATCGCTCACTGGTCCCGTTGGACAAGTTGACGACGACACCATGGGAAGGGTCTGCTCAGCGATTGGATA is part of the Ferrimicrobium sp. genome and harbors:
- a CDS encoding helix-turn-helix domain-containing protein, giving the protein MERLAHAGRLPGVKLGRTWRFSRHSLIQFCVSQTGSSEFAP
- a CDS encoding tyrosine-protein phosphatase codes for the protein MTGERALRVDGLVNARDLGGLRRHNGSYTPRGVFFRSENLDRVSEAGWDQIWEAGIRTVVDLRQPSERSCDVGSRPGWLTIRQVDLDGLDNEDFWSNYWDNGLKGTALYFLPHLQAMPERTGAALSAILNAPPGGVLFHCMSGRDRTGMIAMLLLRAVDADTEDIVDDYLETVRLGELRAASENQENDENAREEPCRSHGTTTENAFRSALSQLQLPTVLTLAGLSEPDLQALRSWRNTIQH
- a CDS encoding type II toxin-antitoxin system CcdA family antitoxin, with product MAQTRTTFTLDKELAKRARELGINISAAARQGVTDAGRAALLRTDRESYLRQPECSDTVWTEVEAWGEP
- a CDS encoding type II toxin-antitoxin system PemK/MazF family toxin encodes the protein MWLAEVGQKRRPVLLLTRSEVLDARSLVTVAEVTTSIRGLAAEVGIDHVEVGLDRLSVINCDGLHAVVQASLTGPVGQVDDDTMGRVCSAIGYALGC